The Plasmodium knowlesi strain H genome assembly, chromosome: 12 sequence TACTTGCAGTTTTACTCATAAAGGGATTAATGAATGGATCATTTCTTGTATGCTCTagactttcttcttcctcgtgccttttcaaattttcttcccttgGAACGGACGTATGGTCTTGCCTTCGATTTAGGTCTACCTGGAGCTTTACCGAAATGCTTCTCAGCCGTTCTGGCCTTGGTGGGACCTCTTAAAAGTATGCACTTCTGTCCCGTGGGGTATTTCAAAGCTAGCTGATCAAAGGTTAGGCATTCTCCTCCAGCATCCAAAATTCGTTTTCTAGCTGTTTCAGTAAATCTGAGAGCGCAAACTTTTAACTTTTTGCAATCATATAGCCTCTTA is a genomic window containing:
- a CDS encoding 60S ribosomal subunit porotein L18, putative; this translates as MGIALKNVGRIKKHGRKNLVSKNPYLRLLVKLYRFLARRTNANFNKIIAKRLIMPKRFRPPLSLSKLHRHMASYPDNVAVVVGSITDDKRLYDCKKLKVCALRFTETARKRILDAGGECLTFDQLALKYPTGQKCILLRGPTKARTAEKHFGKAPGRPKSKARPYVRSKGRKFEKARGRRKSRAYKK